The DNA window aaaaagtttTTGTATTTCTGCATTTATGCGTTCACTTttacaaaatcctaacccacgtttcTTTGTTAAGAGTAGGCAGTAAGCTTATCTCTTTCTCCACAGATAttaacaaactggaatgggtccagaggagggcaacaaaaatagtaaaaggtTTGGGATCCATGCCCTATAAGGAGAGATGTAGCAAGCTGGgtatggggaagagaaggttaaggggtgacgtaGTCTTGTgaaaatatttgaagaaatgtcatgttgaagacagagcaagattgttttctgatgctccagggactaggacaaGAAGCAATGGAtttaaggtacaggaaaagaaattctgcctaaacattaggaagaacctcctgatggtaagggctgttcgacagtggaatacgctgcctcaagagagtggtggagtctcctcctttggaagtttttcaacagaggctgcatggccatttgtcaggagtgctttgatggtgtattcctgcatggcagggcattggattcaatggtccttgtggtctcttccaactccatgattctacgaACCAGGAGCAAGATTAATTTtcaagcctgttttttttttttgttactaaGTTTAGTTTATTCCATTTATGCGTAGCCCTTCCCCTTACAAACTCAGGGTAGCTCCCAAAATAGAAAGTAATAAaatcatacatttaaaaaataatttacattaaataatttacattaaataatttaataattatgTGTGAGCCACTCAAAAAAGTTTTCTGCTTGACTGCACAGCACATGTGTCTGTTTACATATTCTAATCTTGTATTCATACGGGAAGCTGATGAACAGAGCTATTGACTATTGacagcttatatcctggaaatatTGATTGTCTTAAAAATACTACTCTATTCAAATCTAATGTAAATTAACACAGCTATCTTCCTGAAACAGTCTGCTATGCAGTTTTCACAGTTTTGTAATGTAACATAAAGTGCTTTCAATGCATGGAGCAGTCCTAAATGCTGCATGTACAGGGAAAAATTCCAAAGCTACCACAGTCTCTGGAGTTATTTCTTCCTGAACAGTTTCTAAAGGCACATGATGCTACTTCTGATCACCTAATTTTTAAGATTACTcaaaagcaaatattttaatATGACTAAAAGCAAAATCAGTAgagctttttgaaaatgttctcttACCCACAGGAACACTTTGCACTTCCTTAGTAAGAGAATTCCATCGGAAGACCTTTTTGCCAGTTATATCCACAAAGAGGAGggaattttctttttcctcccataATGGTGACTCTCCAAGCTTGCACTGCTCTTTCACAGCAACCTCGATTTTTACAGATGACATTATCTTTGGAGAAAAGCAAAAGCAATCAAAGGCGGCaggtaaagaaaaagaagaaagtttaGGGGGGACACGTCTATGCAAATTTAGCTGACCTGAAACCAAATTTCAACAAATGAACATTCcagtcaagccaggtgtcacccatcctatatctgtgcatttaattttttctgcctaagcgtAGCAGctttcatttatctctgttgaaattcattttgtttgttttggcccagctgtctaatctgtccaggtaattttgaattctgattctgtcctctggagtattagttacccctcctaatttgatgtaatctgcaaatttgattagcatgccctctattccatcatccaagtcattgataaaaatattgaatagctctgggcccaggacagaaccctgtggcaccccacttctcacttctctccaggatgaaaatgagacaTTAATGAACACCCTTTCagttcgatcagtcaaccaattacaaatccatctaatagtagcattgccCAAGTCcatatttcactagcttacttgcgagaatattatggggcatcttgtcaaaagctttactaaaatcaaggcatgctatgtccacagcattcccttcatcaaCCACCTAAGGAACCTTCCACTCCACTAAGAAgatcatcattgttggttaggagcagatctaaaatagctgaacTGATCTAGCAATTAAAATATCAAATGAAAATGCCTTACAGAATCCAGTAGCAACTGACTAAATAGATCAGAAGTTCTGGATGGagaaaatatgtagaacagttgaGATTTCCTCACTGCAGCTCCTGAAAGCTCATGCCAGAATCTATCTCTCAAATGTCATGACTAACCTTCCTGGCTCTATCAGCCAGTttaattaggttttttttaacatttcagcaACTTTAAAGCAGTCGGCACTGCTAATATTTAATGCCATCTATTATCTTCTAAGTCAAACATTGCTAGATTCCTGCTGACTGATATCTTTTTTGTGAGATAGTAAAGTAGGACAAACTTCAAAGTCCTTGTTTAgcattctggccatgaaagggAATGGGCAGTGAGACACTTTGGTTTTAGTTCTGGGAAATGGTTCTAAAACATATCACAAAAAAACCAGATGTCAAATATATAGCTAAAACTAAAGTTATACCAGTGCCTTTCTCTGTGGAGAACTTTTTGAGAGGACAGAACTGAAGAGAAGATACACCctttaaggaggaggaggggccgcAGTCAGAGAAGCTTTAAATTACAAAGGCACGGAAAAGACCAGACTTGAAAAACTGCGCCGGAATCTGACTCTTTGCAGCTATCCTTGTCCCCTGCTATAAAGGGACACATATTGTAGTCCATTTTTCAAGACCAGGGCCTCACTGTTTTGGGAGTTCAGCATTACTCGGGCCTATTTCTTGCAAAGCAAGATAGGGGGAAAGTGCAAAACAAGGGGTGGGGGCGAGGCTCCACATCAGCCGGTATCCCGGGAAGGAATTGGGAGGTCCTACCGGATTTGGTTTGCATTCAGGGATGCCAAAGTTTGCTCTCTCTCACATATGCAGCGGCGACCGTTCCATTTCCCGGACTTGCTAGCCCGGCCCACCAGGTTGGAGGCGCTGAGTAGGAGGCATGTTTGCAACTCCCTCCTTCCAGGAATCTGCAGTCAAAGAGGATTCTTGCTTTGGAGAGAGCCTGCCGCTCAGTGGTGGTGGAGGAGCAATGAAAACCGACGGGGAAGCACAGGAGAACCTAAAATTGGAGCGGACGGGGACGGCCAGTTTACTATTTTGAGCACCGGCTAGCGCTGGGAAGGAAGGATTCAGACTCAGAGCGTGAAGCAATAATACAGGGAGACGGAGAGATGCTTCCAGGTGATTTCTATGTCTGCCCAGTGAATCAGCGTCACTCAGGACCTTAAGTTAACCCCTACACAACTGCACGGAAGGCCACAGTCGTCTTTTGGTGTGTTTTCCCTTACTTCATTCCCCAAAACAGCAAAAGCATTGGCTACCATCCTTCAAAGTTTGTTTACATTATAAGAGTGGTCAGCAGGATCCCAGTTAAATAGGTGGTATAGTAAAGCCCAGCTTTTAAAAAGGAGTAATGGTTGTCTAGTCCTTCCTGGCTTGCAGAGGGGAATAGGGTTGTGGGGTTGCCAGATGCCGGTTGGGAAACTTgggagatttgagaatggagcctgcagaggacagggaccccagtggggtacgatgccatagagtcagagatgggattcagcaggttcgcaccacttcggcagaaccggttgttaaaatggtgcttgtaaacaaccatttgttaaattatttgaatcccaccactgcatagagtccatcctccaaagcatccattttctccaggagatctgatctctgtagtctggagatgacctgtaattctggaggaaTCCTAGGGCCCACCTAGATGCTGGCTAGAGTAGGAAGTCAAATCAGCAGGTACCTGGGAGGTGTTGGAAAGGAAAAGTACAAAACAGAGATGAAAGTGGAAAACTGCCAGAGCAATGAGAATCACTGCCCTATGCTTCATTCTCCTTGTATGGCTTAGGAGAGTTGCAAATATGCTTTGAAATAAGATATTTTTGGGGAGCGATGTTTCATCATAAATCTCTGAAAAAACTCATTTCAAATGTAGCACAAAGAGCAAGATTATAGAAGGAAAGACTCCATGCCACAAGCATTGCTTTTCTGTAGATCGCTGCTAATACACAATTAACCCTATCCTACCACTTCACGCAACAAAGGTGgaaaccttcctccaatttaACTTTCCTCTTGATCAGATTCACGCTGGTCTCTCTTCCTGCTCAGCCGCACACCCAACTGAGCATTTGTTGGTGATACTCAACATGCAAGAATAAGACATTTTGtgtccctgccctgcctcccacTCTCTCATGAGATCCATCAGCCAGAGCTTGTAACACACCCTGTCTTGCAACATATCTCCACAGTGCAGTGAGTTGGCTGCTCCTTCTTACTGTATGTCTCATCCTGGAGGTAAGAGAAGCCCCAACCCACATCGTGCAGCGAAACATTGTGGTTGAAGCGCTGAGACACTGAATGCAAATAAAGCAACTGCTATATGGAGCATAGCTCTGTTTGCACTGTCTGACATGCTGACTGAACTGCAAGGGCATCTAGACTTTTTAATGGAGGAAATCCACCTAATATTCCCCACAAGTGGCAGTCCAGTGTGGTAAGAGACAGACAGCACAGTAGAGCAGAGCACTTATCTGGAAGACCCACCCAGGTTGCAATCCCCATTATGCCATGAGAGCTTGCTGAGTCACCTTGGGCCAGCTACATACACAATTTAACCTACTCCACAAGGATGTTGTGAAAACAAAATGCAAGGAAGGGAGAATTATGTGGTGAGTTGCTCTGggcccccactgggaagaaaagcaaggtataaatatctcAATATAAAATGAATACGACTACTTGAATAGTGTGCACTGAATTGACATTAAAGCCATTCCAAGGTGAAGCAACTGAAACATAGCAACACCCTATATTGCTTTCTATAACAttgctcctccctttctttcatcCTCATTTGCTGTTGCCCAACTCATGTCAAAATGTAGACTGGAATGTCTTGATGTGTTACTTTGTTCATTATGGATCAAACAGATAACAGCATCACTACAAGGGCACAGAGACACAAAACAAGgtcagaaaaacttcctgaaattAGCATTTCTTAGAATCCTAGGGAGTCAACTAAAGAATAATTATATAGCCCAGAATGctagtgtgcgtgtgtgtggtatACTTTCCTTAAAGAACCTGGGACTGGAGGCTCTCATTACACTCACACCTGTGTAAAGTCATGCAAAAGAAAACCATAGCACAAAGGTCACACACTGAGGTAAACATGACTGGAAATACGAGCCCAGATCTTTCTGAAGTAAATATGTGTAGCCACCACTCTGGAAATTACCTGCATCCAGCCCAATTCAAAATGTCCATAGTTACTTTTTAAATCTTTACATAATTTGGAACCAGGGTTCTTCAAAGGTCTGCAATAAATGTGTGAACACCAGTGACACCACGGTCAGGTGACACCATAGGAAGGACTCCGCCTCTCTGCTATATTGTTAGccctccagaataactggttggctactgtgagacaagttgctggactagatggaccactggtctgattcagcaggtcTTTTCTTATGTTTTGCTGGTTCATATATTACTTTAAAATCAGTTATCTCCCCCATTTCATATTTCACTCCGTGTCCCCTACCTTTGAACCAGAGGTCAATGATCACTGTAAAGAACACCACCTCTATAGTGGGCCCCCCGTAACAGAATTCCTCCTCCAGGTTATCTGCTTAGTTTTGTTATCTTCAGGGGCTAGATTAAATAATCTTCTGTTTACAAGGATTTTGGTTATTCTCGGTGGAGATCAGTGGAGCTGTTTTATTTACCCATCTTTTCGGCCTCTCCATTTGGTTGCCGCAGGACTGAGAATTCATAGCACTGTATAGAAGTAGCGAACAAGGGTCATAACAATCAGGAGGGGGAAGAGTGgaaaactgcagctgttcagcagtATTGTGAAAAGGTAAAAACAGTCAGCAAGAAGATCTATCCCATTGACCAGAAAAGTGGAAAGGGTATGTGATTGCTAACTAACAAGTTTTATGCTCCACTGAACGAGAACACTGATGCTGTTTTCCTCACTGGGTAAATCCCTGGACTTTTGAACTCATTGTATAATCCATCATAATATTTTGATGCCTACCCCTGGCAACATGGTTCCCctataagagtttggatttatacccgcttttctcaaccataagaaatctcaaagcagcctacaatcacttttccttctttccacaacagacatcctgtgaggtaaatggggctgagagtgttctgagagaactgtgactagcccaaggtcatatgTAGGAGCATATGTAGGCTTCATatttaggagcagggaaacaaatccaattctctagcttagagtctgccacttgagAGGGGaataaaaccagttctccagattagagtccacctgctgttaaccattacaccacactggatttccTCATTGGTAAACTATGCTTGTTTTCAGTAGCATAATGAACAGCATTATTTGTTTGCTGTAATGCCTTGTCTTGGAGTCTCCAAAGCAATCTATTTACTACAAAAGAATTCATTTAcagagcatgtgcaaagggacttTTCCTCAATGAGCTCACCCTTAAATTCATAGGGGCAGCCGCAGATGTTGCACCTTCTCTAGTATCTAAAGAAAAGCAGCCCAAATCCCCTCCACTAAGGAAAGAGCAGTACAAAGGTATTTTTCCTTTAAGTGATAAGGAATCTCATTAAGCACGCCCCTCTCCCGCCCACACTATTATAAACTCTTAGCGTCAGAGGCAGAAAATCCTTTGATCATCCTCTGCAATCTTAATTAGTTTGACAGCTCTAATGAAATAAACTATGGTTTGCTGCAAAAAAATCTGATTAGCTGGTGACTAATGGAAAGATGTAGGGTCATGATGGGAAGATGTAGGGCCAAACTAAATATGATGGAGAACTTCTGGCTGCTGTGAGTTAGCAGTTGctgttttaaagtgattttaaaatgctgtgagggaccaatctggatctggcccaCAGCTGTCCTATCCCATGCCTTCTCGTGTGTCAAAACAGCCACAGAGTGCATGtgtctgcaatctccctgccactcttttggcacttgaaaaggcacagGACTAGAAGGAAAGATCTCTGTGTCATGGGTCTTGCGGCATTCTAAAAATCACTTTACAGTAGTGATTGTGAACTTGAGGTGGTCCCAAGTTCTCCATCAAGCATTTAGTTTGGCTCACAGTGTAGAAGCTGGAGGATAACCCAGGCCCATTTGTACAGCAGAAAAAATTATGGCATGTAACCAACCATACAGAATAGTATTACTGTTTGAAGGTGGGatttcattcctgccactgctgacCTCTATTTGCCTCCTATGATGTGCCTCAAAATCTACCGACCCTTCTCACTCTAAGTTATTTCATTATAGTGGAACCGATTTCAATTCGTATTAACAGATACGAGGAGTGCTTCACACTTTACAAAATATGTAAATATCAACATTGGACACATTTCTCCTGTAGGAATTAGTGAGGTAATTTTGTGTAGATTGTCATATGTGATGACATATACTGCAGATACAGCAAAATGCGCCAGGATTATCACATGCTTCCTTTGTAAGAATTTTACCATATCTGGAGAGTCCTTTTGAGGTTATCTAAAATGCTTAGTTGACTTTATCGAACAATACATTTGTCTTACAACTTCCCcacaaacaaacatttaaaagattacaACAAAGGAAGTATGGTTAGCAGTTCCATAATTTAATGAAAAAAGCATTGTAAAAAGGGGACGTCTAAAAAAGACAGTCCATTTTTGAAAaaattgaatatatatatttgtataaagcaaaacaagaaaacaaaacaaattaggtTAAGAGGTAATACTTTAAGAGTTAGCCACTGAACACACTGAAAAACTAGCAAATACACTTTGGAGAAACATACTTGAGAGCTATACAGCCGAAGGCTCCTTCATGTATCTATTAAAATtatgtaaaaataattaaaaacccaCTATTGCCTGGGAAGTTATTTTAATCATCCCCCTTGCATTTGCAAAACTCTGCAATCTCGTTGAAGCACACTTTACCACTCTTTGTATTTTATTCATGCCATTCAGCTTGAAATACGATTGTGAGTTTCTTCCTCCTGGCCCGAGGAATTGTTCCCAAGTTCTTCCACATACTCACATGACCAGTAAAAATggttaataaatacaattttaaaaagagaactaGAACTCTCATACGAGGGAGAGAACGTTTTAGCACCATTCTGAATGGCTCACAACTTAAAGGCCAAGAATTTCTCAAAAAGGAAAAcacagaaactttttaaaaagctgctgccTATTCACATAAATGGAAATGTCTTAAAATAAACCACTTTGAAAAAGATATGACAtagcagaaaaaacaaacaaagcaaacgTTAAGATTGCATGAAGCAAAGCAGGACAGTCAggttcattttatttcctttctcttcccaacaTAATGCATCAGAGTTTTAGTTTGCAAAGAAATATTCTCATTTGTCCCTGCTACACCTTAATAATCAGGTTTCAAAGTGCACCCAAATACTTTTGCTTCAGATGGCAGCATTTCAAGCAACAATTGTGATTAGTCCATTAATGAAGCAATTTTTGCACACTAAAACCAATTCATTCCACTTAAAAATCAAAGGTGGGCAGTTGTGAACAGCATTTTcttgcaaatcaaatcaaatgacaCAGTAGCATAAACATTTCCCATTCTGATTACCACGGCTGTCTACTTTACTTGGAAACCAACAAACTTATTTGCACACAGAGGTTTTAATGTTTTGGCTCAGAAACCGGACGAAAGTATTTGCTAGCTGagaaacaaaaaaagtgaaaatgagGTGGTTCATGTAAAAAAGCTTTCTGAGCTGACAAAAGAGGATCTGGCATCACCGGTGATTGCCTGAATATATCAAGAGATTCTTAAGGACTTCTAGTATTAAACACTATGCACATATCAGCCACCTATACTGGCATGGCCAAGTAAAATATTTTACAAGTGCAACCCACGACAagctatatatatttatatatacacaaggattacaaaacaatttaaaaaatactagAAGTTAAAGAGTATTTACAGAATACAGCAAGTTGCTAAAGCCAAGGGAAACAATCTTCAGCAAGAGCAAACTATAAAGGGGAAATtctagaggtcagtgtgtttggCAGCATTGGCTAAAGTGTGTGTAAATCTTCAGCAAGTTAGGAGAAAAAATTATGTGATCCTGATCTTAGCCATgtttacttgggaataagccctATTTTAACTCAATGAGCCTTACTTTCAAGTTAATATCTAGGATCACATGCTTTGTTTGAAAACTCACTGAGAACATGATTTCCATCTAGTAGTCATGTacactcccacccccaaaattaaTAATCTGATCCAATTTTGCTGACAGGTAAGTAGCAGAaaagtttcctttaaaaattaaCTGCTCAAGTTTTCCAATAAACTGATTGTATTGCAGCTGCAACAATGACTGTCAGATGTTCTTCCAAATGGTCACAGAATGACAATAGGGCTTTTGAAATACCTGTACACCAGTTCAAAGCCCAGAGCATTCCTTGCCATATGAAGAAGCTGACATATAAAATCCTCTTCACAAATATGCAAGCAGTCTTTAGTTATAATCACACTGACCTCATAAAATCCAATTAACAATTTATCTAAATAGCAAGCTGATTCACTGTTAGGTGAGAACATCTTTTGCTCAAAGTCTAAATCCCATGGTTTATGCCAATACTTCTAATTACACAAGGGCTGAGCCATTTTTGTGATCAGGGGTTTCTAATCATCTTTGTACTGAACTGTGAGAAATCAAACTTCTTTTGTTTCTACTGTGACAGTCTCTACTGAAGTCTTTACTTGGGCTTTCTCTCTCTGAGCTGCTTCTCTTTAATTTGACTTGCCCTTTATTCTCATCGCTTTCAGGTTCAGAGTCACTGAGTTCTAAATCAGGACAATATCCATCATTGTCCTGGTAAGGAGCGCTGCCCATTGGATGTTCAAGTGTCTGCTTGCCCCACGAACGTTCTCTCATTGAAAGCCTTCTTATAGGCTTTTCACAGCATCTGAGGTCTTCTGTGGTCCTCACCAAGCTGTTGGTTGCCTCTTTGAAGGACCTGTTGAAGTGCTCTATTGTGGATTTCCTGAAGCTGCTCTGGCTAGCCAAATGTCCGGAGAGAACAGACTGCTGCTCACATGTTTGGCTGGAGCTATCTCGCTGAGATATGTCACCGCATCTGTTCATTAAGCCATTAGATTTTGCTAGTTTAGAACTCTGTTGCATTTTCCCATTCCCAATGGAAGACTGTCCATGCAATGCAGCTTGAAGTGCTAAAGGTTTGCCGGACAACTGTCCGCGATGGAAGTCTGAGGACTGCGCCAAGCCAGACTCTCTTGCTTCATTCCTAGACTTGACAATCCTTCCAAGTAAACCATTACTTCTATTTTCATGCTGAAACCTTGAGTAGGATTTCATATTTGAAACAAAAGGCTCCTTGGGAAATGGAATACCCCTTTTGCAGTAAACTGAAGTACTGTTATCAGGAGAAAGGGGCTTGTTCCCTGGCTTCAAGTTATTTTTGCAATCTCCTAAAGCTGATTTTGGCATCTTTAGCTTTAAGGTGATTCTAGGAGGTGGGTAAAATAGTGTATTCTCCACTGCACTTGTCAGAGAATGGCCTGAAAAAAGATACAAGGGAGGTGGgaagaaaaataatgtatttaaaaGAGACAAATCTCATTATACCAAGTTATACGACAAATTTATTATTGAACTTACTGTATCAATCTGCTTTGTCATACTTTTGTAATATATGCAATTCATACCAATCTTTTTCTAGATTTCCctaaaatatattcaataaagtttaaaaacatttttaacctGTTCGTGGATATTCTTAGCATGAACTACAATAAACAGCAATATTCCTCAGAAGCTGTTCAGATCAGATCAGCACAAAAGCACTAGTAAGCTTGTAGCATATGCTTATTCTAGTGATTATTAGTGGCACTAGAgaggaagaaataaaatgaacATTCCTAAAATAAAGGGCTTAAAAATACTCCAGGAGATCCCACAAcataatcaacaacaaaaaaacattaGAAATTACTATCTCTCCGGTGTGCTGATTACCTGCAGCAATTTCTTGATTAATAAGCTGAACTTGCAGATTGAAAACCTGCTCATGCGCCTTGCTGTGTGACAGTTTTAACTTCTCTCTTCTGCTTACCATGTAGCAAAGATTCCGTACCTgttgaaggagaaaggaaaatgaaaaatccCTGCACACTTAATGCCTGCAGAATTTTTCTCCCCATGATTGCAGTTTAGGATAACATGCAACTGCAAAAGCACATAATTGTTTAAAGCCTGTATACTTAAAATTATTTCAGTCCAGGAATTAGAAGTAGAAAAACAAACTCAAAATTGTGACCCTATACATAAATATAGCTATTATCAGGCAAAATGAAGTCTATAATAAGCTATAATAATCAGTCTCCTTCCATGTTCAGGGTTTAAAAATGCAGGAACATCATACACAGCTGAGAGGCAAATATCACTTATGATCTAATTTCATCCCTCACACTATGCAGTTCACACTGTGCCACTTTCTAGATATTTCCTTTCCATCTATGTTTTTAGTTCCATCTTTACTATCCATCTCCAAAGAGTTCTCTCAAGGTCATGAAAAATTATGAAGGAAAAGGTTTAAGCTCTGTGGCGGTTATGATTTTATAGGCCTAGATCAGTTCCTTTCTCTATTTAGCTGGCACTGGGTTTCTAAAGCTGCAACTGCACAATTAGGGCAAAACAACTGGAAGAATCTCAACAGACTCTGCATTATTATCCCTTCCTCAGAGCAAGATTAGGATCTTGTGGCAGTGTCCCCAAACTTGAATACTGTCAAGAAACCCATTCACTGATGACAATAGCCCTGGCAAATTATTAGTGGTGTTACAGGCCCGGAGATAGCTACTGGAGACACTTAAGGAACACAGTACAGAGTGCTCTGGTGATCAACAGGGGTGGCAATTGGCCGTCCTTAGCTTCAGCACACACACAGTAGCATAACAAGCATATGCACATATCATCTAGCCAAATAAGAGTTTGTGACTGGATATGTTGCGGAAATGCCACCATCAGAATGTATCTCCAGCTCCCCGTAGTATTGGTGGGCACGGAGGCAGCACCAAGACATCTCCTTCCTGCTAATTATCTACAACTTAGCTTCTTTGTAATCATCTTACTTTTCTCTATCAGACTCCAGCATATTTACCCTTTTTCCTTCTAAATTTCTGAACTAAGTGTCTGGAGGTATTATAAGCACACACGAGAAGTTTAACATGCAGATTTTACCCTTTCCAGATCCTGCCTCAAGTGCATAAACATCCTCATTCGAGTATGAATACTATCTTCTTTTGGCTGAACCAAGCCGTTTTCTTCATCCTCCTTGGGAGGAAATAATGGTTTATTAAAGTTACTTTTCCGTTTCAGTTTCCAATAGTTGTAGATCAAGTCCACAGTGAATTTTGGAAGGCCTAGCTCGGCTGCAACATCTTCTATTCTCACTAGCGAGTAGAACTCTTCCTCCAGCTCTCGAAGTTTCTGAGCACGCAAGCTGGTCTTCTCGCTTTCAGTTTGCTTCTGGTCCACTGTGCTCTTGGGGTGGTTGTCTGACTCAGGCAACAGGCTTTGCTTGGTTTTGCTATGCTTTAGGCAGTATGACTTGAACTTGACCTCATCACCATCATCCAGGATTGTTTTCATCTCTAGACTATGCTCAAAGGCACATGTGACATGAAAGGCAGTGATGCAGCTCTTCACAGAGCACTGTGGAGGGAAGGAAGCCAGTCAGTGGGTAAACCAGGTGACAAACATGTAAAAGCTTCACAGAATTTTCTTTATTAAAtgtatacaatttttaaaattagggaTATTCAAAAGATGCCACTTCAATTTAAAGGTAGTAGTTCAAGTTAAAAGTCCGAATGGTAACTACTGGGCAAAAATCAAGCCATTTTGTTTCATGAAAGCCTCTTAGAGGATACGATCTGTACATTGAGATATAGTGTTTTATCCAAATGTTCTGGAAGCTACTGAAGACAGGAAGGCACAGCTAGTCCCTACAGTGAATGCAAATGATTAAATTCAAACAAAGATATTTCCACTATAAAGCTGAGGACTACTAAACAAATTGCTCCACCTGTCAAAGCGATTAAGTTAGTCAATATCAACCAATCTTTACCATCCACTAGGACAAGAATAGGCAAATGGTCCTAAGCTCCAATGAAGAGCACAGTTGCATAATACTACCCCTTTCAAATACCTAGAGCTTTTAGAGTATTTCATGTTCATGAGTCCTTACAAAAACCCTGTAAAGTCAATCACACTATAATTCCACACTGCAGGAGGAATAGTGGTCAATTAAAGCCACCAAGTGAGTTCATGGTTGAAAAAAGTCTAAAACCTCCTTTGATCAAATGGGCTGTGGTAGCATTATCTGCTAACAGTCTCcaggggtggcaaacctatggcggcaaaccaactggccatgctggcaggggttgatgggaattgtagtccatgaagatctggagtgccgtaggttggccacccctggctgtATACCATATTGCGGGGGAAATCAAAATCCAAGGAGGGAAACAAGAAAAACCTAAATTCTGTGAAATGCAATTCAGACTA is part of the Sphaerodactylus townsendi isolate TG3544 linkage group LG04, MPM_Stown_v2.3, whole genome shotgun sequence genome and encodes:
- the JADE3 gene encoding protein Jade-3 codes for the protein MKRHRHLSTSDSSDNESPSTSFSSCSKYRSKSKTPSNEQKKPAEVFRKDLISAMKLPDSHHINPDEYYLFADTWKQEWEKGVQVPASPDTIPQPSLRVVAEKVKEVLYTRPRKYIRCSSQESSEPGYINILELAESMCRYDLDDMDIFWLQEVNAELAEMGCGQLDENTMEKMVEVLERHCHENMNHAIETEEGLGIEYDEDVICDVCRSPDSEDGNDMVFCDKCNICVHQACYGILKVPEGSWLCRTCVLGIHPQCLLCPKRGGAMKATRTGTKWAHVSCALWIPEVSIACPERMEPITKVSHIPPSRWALVCSLCKLKTGACIQCSVKSCITAFHVTCAFEHSLEMKTILDDGDEVKFKSYCLKHSKTKQSLLPESDNHPKSTVDQKQTESEKTSLRAQKLRELEEEFYSLVRIEDVAAELGLPKFTVDLIYNYWKLKRKSNFNKPLFPPKEDEENGLVQPKEDSIHTRMRMFMHLRQDLERVRNLCYMVSRREKLKLSHSKAHEQVFNLQVQLINQEIAAGHSLTSAVENTLFYPPPRITLKLKMPKSALGDCKNNLKPGNKPLSPDNSTSVYCKRGIPFPKEPFVSNMKSYSRFQHENRSNGLLGRIVKSRNEARESGLAQSSDFHRGQLSGKPLALQAALHGQSSIGNGKMQQSSKLAKSNGLMNRCGDISQRDSSSQTCEQQSVLSGHLASQSSFRKSTIEHFNRSFKEATNSLVRTTEDLRCCEKPIRRLSMRERSWGKQTLEHPMGSAPYQDNDGYCPDLELSDSEPESDENKGQVKLKRSSSERESPSKDFSRDCHSRNKRSLISHSSVQR